One part of the Candida albicans SC5314 chromosome R, complete sequence genome encodes these proteins:
- the TRP2 gene encoding anthranilate synthase (Putative anthranilate synthase with a predicted role in tryptophan biosynthesis; regulated by Gcn2p and Gcn4p): MTSQLVQPTIETLKKTIDANSSLKESPNVYPVYKYVPYNDITIHQAYLKLANLNDSNRTESFLFESSVKGDTVDRYSFIGIQPTKIIKTGDNPKQFADEFCNVDPITVLEKELSKYKQAPLPGLPKFNGGATGYISYDCIKYFEPKTKRPMKDVLGLPEAVLMFCDLVVAFDHVYQRFQIIYNIKIDDNRDKINEDIESLYKQATENIEKVEKVLLRNTSSEEIAPKQGPIKLGQNFTSNIGQEGYEKHVTTLKEHILKGDIIQAVPSQRIARPTSLHPFNIYRHLRTVNPSPYLFYIDLLDFQIIGASPELLVQSDTKGRIVTHPIAGTMPRGKTNEEDEENAEILRASLKDRAEHIMLVDLARNDVNRVCQPTTNKVDKLLTIQRFSHVMHLVSEVSGTLREDQTRFDAFRSIFPAGTVSGAPKVKAMELIAELEKEKRGVYAGAVGHWGYDGKTMDTCIALRTMVYKDGVAYLQAGGGIVFDSDEYDEYIETMNKMKANNNTIVEAEKIWANKVGQLEG; this comes from the exons ATGACG TCACAACTTGTGCAACCAACAATCGAAACATTGAAGAAGACTATTGATGCCAATAGTTCTTTGAAAGAAAGTCCAAATGTATATCCAGTATATAAATATGTGCCATATAATGATATAACTATTCATCAAgcatatttgaaattagcCAACTTGAATGATTCAAATAGAACAGaatcatttctttttgaatcCTCGGTTAAAGGTGACACTGTTGATAGATATTCATTTATTGGGATACAACCTACCAAAATCATCAAGACAGGTGACAATCCTAAGCAATTTGCTGATGAATTTTGTAATGTGGATCCCATAACTGTTTTGGAAAAGGAATTGTCTAAGTATAAACAAGCACCATTGCCTGGTTTGCCTAAATTCAATGGAGGTGCCACTGGATATATATCTTATGATTGTATCAAGTATTTTGAACCAAAAACCAAACGACCAATGAAAGATGTTTTGGGATTACCAGAAGCGGTTTTAATGTTTTGTGATTTGGTTGTGGCTTTTGACCATGTTTACCAAAGATTCCAAATCATTTACAACATCAAAATAGACGACAATAGAgacaaaataaatgaagatATAGAAAGTTTATATAAACAGGCCACGGAAaacattgaaaaagttgaaaaagttttattAAGGAACACATCTAGTGAAGAAATTGCTCCAAAACAAGGGCCAATTAAGTTGGGACAGAATTTCACCTCTAACATTGGTCAAGAAGGTTACGAAAAACATGTCACCACTTTGAAAGAACATATTTTAAAAGGAGACATTATTCAGGCAGTGCCTTCACAAAGAATTGCTCGTCCAACATCATTACATCcatttaatatatatagacACTTGAGAACAGTCAATCCATCACCTTACTTGTTTTacattgatttattagatttCCAAATCATTGGTGCCTCACCAGAATTATTGGTTCAATCTGACACTAAAGGGAGAATTGTTACTCATCCTATTGCTGGTACAATGCCTCGTGGTAAAACCAAcgaagaagacgaagaaaATGCTGAGATTTTGAGAGCAAGTTTGAAAGATAGAGCTGAACATATTATGCTTGTTGATTTGGCAAGAAATGATGTCAATAGAGTGTGTCAACCCACCACAAACAAAGTTGACAAATTATTGACTATTCAGAGATTTTCTCATGTCATGCATTTGGTGTCTGAAGTCAGTGGGACTCTACGTGAAGATCAAACAAGATTTGATGCATTTAGATCTATATTCCCAGCAGGGACTGTTAGTGGTGCTCCTAAAGTTAAGGCTATGGAATTGATTGCAGAAttggaaaaggaaaaaagaGGTGTTTATGCTGGTGCTGTTGGCCATTGGGGATACGATGGGAAAACTATGGACACTTGTATCGCATTGCGTACCATGGTGTATAAAGATGGTGTTGCCTATTTACAAGCTGGAGGTGGTATTGTCTTTGATAGTGATGAATATGATGAATACATTGAAACAatgaataaaatgaaaGCTAATAACAACACCATTGTCGAAGCAGAAAAGATTTGGGCTAACAAAGTTGGCCAATTAGAGGGGTAA